The Apostichopus japonicus isolate 1M-3 chromosome 20, ASM3797524v1, whole genome shotgun sequence genome contains a region encoding:
- the LOC139961645 gene encoding protein Wnt-7b-like isoform X2: MCLWTIKRIACFLLLVFLVNAFSGALSSVIALGPDVICNRIVGLYPRQRHICRERPDSVISIYEGIQKGKGECHRQFQRTRWNCTTLPSLEAQFFPDMPKATRESAFLRAITSAGVTHAITQACSRGNLTDCSCDRSKDTALRDDGWQWGGCSADIRYGLQFSELFMDASHMPDNAKGLMNIHNNEVGRRVLSENMERECKCHGVSGSCTTQTCWMTLPQFRTVGDILKRKYETAYQVEQVGRRANARKIILKIKKTNKKPRLSHLVYLEESPTFCEYDAEAGSLGTVGRRCNHTSTATDHCELMCCGRGYNTHQYTRTWQCNCKFLWCCSVRCNTCSENTEEYTCK; this comes from the exons TGCATTGTCCTCCGTGATAGCGCTTGGTCCTGACGTGATTTGTAATAGAATCGTAGGACTTTACCCAAGACAACGGCATATCTGTAGAGAAAGACCAGATTCGGTTATCTCGATCTATGAGGGCATCCAAAAGGGAAAGGGCGAATGTCATCGGCAATTCCAGAGAACAAGATGGAACTGTACCACCCTTCCGTCTCTGGAAGCACAATTTTTCCCAGATATGCCCAAAG CTACACGAGAATCGGCCTTCTTGAGAGCAATCACATCCGCTGGCGTGACACACGCCATCACTCAGGCCTGTAGCCGTGGCAACCTCACCGACTGCAGTTGTGACCGAAGTAAGGATACCGCCCTCAGAGATGATGGCTGGCAGTGGGGTGGTTGTAGCGCCGACATACGATATGGCTTACAGTTCTCCGAGCTCTTTATGGATGCGTCCCATATGCCAGACAACGCCAAAggcttaatgaatattcataacaacGAAGTAGGAAGACGA GTCTTATCTGAGAACATGGAACGAGAATGCAAGTGTCATGGCGTGTCAGGTTCCTGCACCACACAAACATGTTGGATGACTCTTCCTCAGTTCAGAACAGTCGGCGACATCTTGAAACGAAAATACGAGACTGCTTATCAAGTCGAGCAAGTCGGGCGGCGAGCGAACGCTCGGAAAATCATTCTGAAAATAAAGAAGACCAACAAAAAACCAAGGCTCTCCCATTTAGTTTACTTAGAAGAATCGCCGACATTTTGTGAATACGACGCGGAAGCTGGTTCCTTGGGAACGGTCGGTAGGAGATGTAACCATACATCCACAGCTACCGATCACTGTGAACTTATGTGTTGTGGTAGGGGTTATAATACACATCAGTATACAAGGACGTGGCAGTGTAACTGCAAGTTTCTCTGGTGTTGTTCGGTACGGTGTAACACGTGCAGTGAAAACACAGAAGAATATACTTGTAAATAA
- the LOC139961645 gene encoding protein Wnt-7b-like isoform X1: MFPLLARNWFRFVVFLVHVSEKSSHFALSSVIALGPDVICNRIVGLYPRQRHICRERPDSVISIYEGIQKGKGECHRQFQRTRWNCTTLPSLEAQFFPDMPKATRESAFLRAITSAGVTHAITQACSRGNLTDCSCDRSKDTALRDDGWQWGGCSADIRYGLQFSELFMDASHMPDNAKGLMNIHNNEVGRRVLSENMERECKCHGVSGSCTTQTCWMTLPQFRTVGDILKRKYETAYQVEQVGRRANARKIILKIKKTNKKPRLSHLVYLEESPTFCEYDAEAGSLGTVGRRCNHTSTATDHCELMCCGRGYNTHQYTRTWQCNCKFLWCCSVRCNTCSENTEEYTCK; encoded by the exons TGCATTGTCCTCCGTGATAGCGCTTGGTCCTGACGTGATTTGTAATAGAATCGTAGGACTTTACCCAAGACAACGGCATATCTGTAGAGAAAGACCAGATTCGGTTATCTCGATCTATGAGGGCATCCAAAAGGGAAAGGGCGAATGTCATCGGCAATTCCAGAGAACAAGATGGAACTGTACCACCCTTCCGTCTCTGGAAGCACAATTTTTCCCAGATATGCCCAAAG CTACACGAGAATCGGCCTTCTTGAGAGCAATCACATCCGCTGGCGTGACACACGCCATCACTCAGGCCTGTAGCCGTGGCAACCTCACCGACTGCAGTTGTGACCGAAGTAAGGATACCGCCCTCAGAGATGATGGCTGGCAGTGGGGTGGTTGTAGCGCCGACATACGATATGGCTTACAGTTCTCCGAGCTCTTTATGGATGCGTCCCATATGCCAGACAACGCCAAAggcttaatgaatattcataacaacGAAGTAGGAAGACGA GTCTTATCTGAGAACATGGAACGAGAATGCAAGTGTCATGGCGTGTCAGGTTCCTGCACCACACAAACATGTTGGATGACTCTTCCTCAGTTCAGAACAGTCGGCGACATCTTGAAACGAAAATACGAGACTGCTTATCAAGTCGAGCAAGTCGGGCGGCGAGCGAACGCTCGGAAAATCATTCTGAAAATAAAGAAGACCAACAAAAAACCAAGGCTCTCCCATTTAGTTTACTTAGAAGAATCGCCGACATTTTGTGAATACGACGCGGAAGCTGGTTCCTTGGGAACGGTCGGTAGGAGATGTAACCATACATCCACAGCTACCGATCACTGTGAACTTATGTGTTGTGGTAGGGGTTATAATACACATCAGTATACAAGGACGTGGCAGTGTAACTGCAAGTTTCTCTGGTGTTGTTCGGTACGGTGTAACACGTGCAGTGAAAACACAGAAGAATATACTTGTAAATAA